AAGTTTGTCGGAAAAAGTAGCTAAAAGAGTAGGCTAGTCAAAGAAACATAAATTCCAGGTGCTAAATAAATCCCAGCAAGAAGATATAGTAGTGTTTTTATAATTACATGCTTGTTTCTGTATTTGAAGCACAGTGCTGTGACTGTAATCCAACATAAGCTATAAAAATACACGCTGAAGAAAGCTTTAATATATTGCAGCGAAAAGTAGTCCTCTACGCCTTTGTAACCTATGACAAATGGGTTGGACAATAATGCTATGCAATAGAGGTCGAATCCGAATGGTTCAATTTTTGCCACCATTCTAAGTAAAAGCGATATTTCTGCTGTAGCTATTGTGCATAACCATAATAAAAAGATTTTTTTCATATTTATAAAGTATGCTGACTTGAGGACATTTGATTATTCCTCAAGTCAGCATTTTCAGTTAATTGTTTTTATGTAGTTTCCCAAGTTCTTCTATGTATCCTTTGGGAAATGGATTTTTAAAACCGCTAGGGGCTTTTATATTACCCGCTTTAAGAGTTGTCCCAACCGTATCAACGCAGTCTTCGAATCCTGGAATATACATTTCGTCCTTATTCGCTGATCTCGCATCAAGAGCTTTTCTCATTGCCTTCGATTCTTCTGGAGAAACTCTTATCCTAACCCGCCTATCAAATTTAGCGTCAGTTTCATTGCGCATATCGGCTTTACCGTAAATGGTTACAGCTTTTTCTCCATCAGGGTGTTTTCCATTTGCAGTGCCATCTCCTGGATCAACCCATAAATGTCCTGTGATACTATCTCCGTAATAGATTCTAGCTTCCAGCTCTTTCTGTTTTTTAGTCCTGTCTGCACCAGCAAGCTTATTCTGTCGGGACGGTATACCGTTTTTATCAGCACCAGCATATTTTTGCTTTGAGTTGTTCTTTAAAGATTGTTCATTTTGATCCGCTCCCGCAAGTCTCTTTTCCGCTGGGTTGGTACTGGAATTGTCCACTCCGGCCTTTTTCTCATGTCGGGATGGAACTCCATGCTTATCCGCACCAGCGAACTTAGTAGATTTATTTTTTGGGGAACGGTCAACCTTGTCCGCTCCTGCGTGCTTAGTCTTTTTGTTTTTACCGTTTTCAGAAGGACGTTTAACACTGTCCACGCCAGCATGTTTAGTGCTTTTGGGTGCTTTCCCTTTCTTCTGAATCCCACTCCCCTCAACATTACCCTTCTTATATTCTTCGCTAGCAGTAACGCTTGGTGCTTTAGTGCTAATAAGCTCGTTAATCACAGTCTCGGCCAATTCGTCCTTCGACTCCTGACTCTGACCCGCCAACCCAGTTCTATCATGAAAATTAATCGGATCATCCAAGCAATACCCATAAACATCCACATCCCCGCCAGCTAAACCGATAGGGTCGGGAGTTATGAATCTGCCGATGGTGGAGTCGTAGTCGCGGTAGCCGAAGTGAACTAGCCCTGTATCTTTATCTAACAACCCAGCAGAGAACCCAATGCACGTATCAAACTCTTCATTACTATCGAAAGCTTTATTACCAAACGAATCATGAATAATTTCTTTTATCTCATTACCCCTTTCGTCCGCAACCATGAATATTGTCCCGACCTGATCGGTAGCTAGATTGTACGTTTTATTCTGATAAGTCATAGTTACAGGATCACCTTCTTCATTATAGGTGAACGCTTTATGGTTCATGCCTTGCCCGTCACATACCGCAACAAGCGTGGTCATACCATCCCACAAATATGATTCAATGGTGATGCCGTTAATTTTCTTAACAACTCTGCGCCCAAGTGGATCAATGATATATTGAATTTTGCGCATGTTTGGTAACCGGACTTCGTTAAGTATGCCAGACTCTGTGTAATAATAGGTCGTTACGTCCCCCATATCCATTTTCATAGATAGCCTACCATTGCTGTTGTATGAATACTTAACTTCCCCCGCTTGGATAAGCTGAAGTTTATCGTTGTATACAAATTTACGAGGCTTAGTTTTGCTTGTTACGTCTGTTAGCCTCTCTCCGTATTTTCCATATGCATATTGCTCTACGACTTCATCTCCGTACATCACTTTGCTGAGTCTGCCGCCTAGGTCATACTGATATTCACGGCATACAGTTGCAGGGGATATGAGCAATGCTGTGTAATCTATCCTGCCGTTGTGATCTCTATCAATCGCCGTCATGGCAAAGACATTTTCTCTACCTGTGCGAAATTCTTTAGTTTGGTAATTGTCCACGGCTTTGGTCCCATGATCATCCTGCGCGGAATCTCTTTCTTGCTCGTCAAAGATGTTTTCACCTGTGCCGGATTCCGCATCTCTTCCTACAATAGGATTTTGTTGAGCCGATTGTTCACGTGTTTGGACATGGTTTTGTACTTCTGACCCCGCTTGTTTTTTCAGCTTGTCGCCATTTTGAGAAATCATGTTTTACCCTCTAGTCTTATGGAAAGCTTAGTGAACACGGACCTTTTCCATGTTTTGCTGCTTACTGTTATCCTTTAATACTTTTAGGATAGCGTTTAAGCCGGACCTGAATCAGCCGAGTCAGGTCCGCGAAGGTAATTTATTTAGACTTAGGCATGAAAAAAACCCTTCGATGGATATCCATCGAAGGGGTAATATAAAATCAAAGACCAGTTACTATCGTAAACTAGAATCTTAAACGCTTATCACGAGGCCAATAGCCATTGTAATCATAGCAAAGGAAAATAGTGAATTTACGAGCTGGTTTCCCGCGGAATGTTGTCTGTAAATGAATTGGTGCACTTACCCGTTTAAACATCTTAACCAATTCATCATCTGGAGTTTCTTTAAACTTTTTAATTACATATACCGAATCCCACCCCAGCTTATCTTGAGGTCCGGGCCATAGATCATATTGATTCATACGTCTGTCGATCCACGCGCAGTATGTTCTAGGCTGTCCCGGAACATAAAATGCCAACGCGGCAGTCATGTCGTATTCCTCACTCATAATAAAGACTTTCGAGGGATCTTTAAACTGGGTTTTCTCTAATTCCACAACCTGCTCACCCAAATCTGTCCACCCTTTTAAGCGGTGAGTCGGATTTAAGTTATCTGGAAGAGGCACTAAATTTTGGAAATGAAGAGCACCAAAAATTACGATGCCGAGAAATAGCCAAACTGAACGGAAACTTCCGCGCCTGGACCAAAACTTATCAAAAGCTAATCCGGCGAGCATAACTCCACTGACATATGAAATAACTGCCCAGTTACCGTGAACCTTGGTATGCAAGCTCCATGCGAGAAAGAAGAACCATACGGGCAAGAAAAATACAGAAAGGAGAGCTGCCTGCTTATTATTAAGACCGAGCTTATTCGCTGAGTTTTTCTTTAAAGCAACAGCCGCCGCGCCAAATCCGCCTAGAATCATAAATATTAGCCACCACGGAGTAGCCATTCCGACCTGCTCGCCAAGGTAAGGTAGAATTCTATCAAACCGTATTAACTGCGATGCGCTATCTCCTGAAGCTCCAATAAGATACAGGACATGCTTGTATCCTACGAAATCATTCTGGAAATTCCAAATTAGAGTTGGGATGAATCCTACAAAAACTCCAGCCGAAAGGGCTAGAAACAATTTCTTCCAGAATCTACGAGGTAAGCGCTCTTTACGCATCAAAACTAACCCGTAAATAACGGAAAGTCCTGTAAACCCGAGCATTGTATATTTAGCGAGAATCCCGATTGCGAGAAAAGCAGCAACTAATACAAAAGGTGTTGTTCTGGATTCGTTAGGGTCGCGCTCAAGCCCCGGAGGGTGCGGTATTGTTGATGAATATAGAGCGAATATTGCACCAGTCCAGCATAGAATAAACGGACTATCCGTTGTCATTAATATTCCAAGCGCGAGAAAAACGGGCATGGAGTTATAAACAACAAGGGTCCACACAGCGGCAGACCTGCGATCCCAAAGCTTGGACATTCCCCAATAAAGCAATATCTGCGTCAGCGCCGAGCCAACAATTGCTCCAAAACGGACTCCAAATTCAGTATTACCGAAAATAGAAGTCCAAGTTGAGATAATCCACGCAATCAGAGGTCCCTTAGAGTAGTAAGTAAGCTGCATGTTGCGGGTCCAGTCCCAATACTGGGCCTCATCCTGCACCAAATTCAGCTGACCTGATCCTAAGAACCAGATACGGGCAAAAGTAGTGAAAATTATTATGATAAACGCCCACATGAGGGGCTTATTTTTGAACGAACTTGTTAATGATAACACTTAATATGACCTCCTTGCGAGGAAACTTTTATCCGAGCCTGCCACAGTTGACAACCTGCCAGCAGGATATCGAAAAATAAAATATATAATTTGAAAAAATAAAACCCCCGAAATCCGGGGGTGAAAAAACGACAAATAAAGATTCCTCTTGAAATCAATATCTTCCGAATGAAATATTAAAGACCAAGGCTTTTGATACGGGCTTCCGGAGTAATTATCTCAGTAACTCTAAAACCAAAATTTTCATTGATAACAACAAGTTCCCCACGCGCAACTAAACGTCCCTCTACGTACATATCGAGAGGTTCGCCAGCCAGCTTATGCAGTTCGATAACAGTTCCCTGACCAAACTGAATAATTTCGTTAACCAGCAGCTTTGTTCGTCCCATCTCAACTTTTACTTCAAGAGGGATATCCAAAATTCGCTTAAGTCCGTCTTCCGATCCCATGCTGCTCCAAAGGGTTTGATAGTTACAACTCTTGAAAATGTACCCCAAAATAATACAAACAACCAGCAAAACAACACACACTAAAAATAATAAAATAACGTGAAG
This window of the Maridesulfovibrio frigidus DSM 17176 genome carries:
- a CDS encoding RHS repeat domain-containing protein, giving the protein MISQNGDKLKKQAGSEVQNHVQTREQSAQQNPIVGRDAESGTGENIFDEQERDSAQDDHGTKAVDNYQTKEFRTGRENVFAMTAIDRDHNGRIDYTALLISPATVCREYQYDLGGRLSKVMYGDEVVEQYAYGKYGERLTDVTSKTKPRKFVYNDKLQLIQAGEVKYSYNSNGRLSMKMDMGDVTTYYYTESGILNEVRLPNMRKIQYIIDPLGRRVVKKINGITIESYLWDGMTTLVAVCDGQGMNHKAFTYNEEGDPVTMTYQNKTYNLATDQVGTIFMVADERGNEIKEIIHDSFGNKAFDSNEEFDTCIGFSAGLLDKDTGLVHFGYRDYDSTIGRFITPDPIGLAGGDVDVYGYCLDDPINFHDRTGLAGQSQESKDELAETVINELISTKAPSVTASEEYKKGNVEGSGIQKKGKAPKSTKHAGVDSVKRPSENGKNKKTKHAGADKVDRSPKNKSTKFAGADKHGVPSRHEKKAGVDNSSTNPAEKRLAGADQNEQSLKNNSKQKYAGADKNGIPSRQNKLAGADRTKKQKELEARIYYGDSITGHLWVDPGDGTANGKHPDGEKAVTIYGKADMRNETDAKFDRRVRIRVSPEESKAMRKALDARSANKDEMYIPGFEDCVDTVGTTLKAGNIKAPSGFKNPFPKGYIEELGKLHKNN
- a CDS encoding ArnT family glycosyltransferase, encoding MLSLTSSFKNKPLMWAFIIIIFTTFARIWFLGSGQLNLVQDEAQYWDWTRNMQLTYYSKGPLIAWIISTWTSIFGNTEFGVRFGAIVGSALTQILLYWGMSKLWDRRSAAVWTLVVYNSMPVFLALGILMTTDSPFILCWTGAIFALYSSTIPHPPGLERDPNESRTTPFVLVAAFLAIGILAKYTMLGFTGLSVIYGLVLMRKERLPRRFWKKLFLALSAGVFVGFIPTLIWNFQNDFVGYKHVLYLIGASGDSASQLIRFDRILPYLGEQVGMATPWWLIFMILGGFGAAAVALKKNSANKLGLNNKQAALLSVFFLPVWFFFLAWSLHTKVHGNWAVISYVSGVMLAGLAFDKFWSRRGSFRSVWLFLGIVIFGALHFQNLVPLPDNLNPTHRLKGWTDLGEQVVELEKTQFKDPSKVFIMSEEYDMTAALAFYVPGQPRTYCAWIDRRMNQYDLWPGPQDKLGWDSVYVIKKFKETPDDELVKMFKRVSAPIHLQTTFRGKPARKFTIFLCYDYNGYWPRDKRLRF